TTAGATCCACTACTAAGTCTACAAGTGAAACGTTTGGTGTAGGTACTCGGAGTGACATACCATGTAATTTTCCTTTCAATTGCGGCAAAACAAGTGATAATGCTTTCGCAGCGCCTGTTGTCGTAGGAATAATAGATTGTCCACAAGCACGTGCTCTTCGTAAATCTTTATGTGGATTATCAATATTCTTTTGGTCATTTGTATAAGCATGAATCGTTGTCATTAAACCGTTTTCAATTCCAAATTTCTCATCCAACACCTTAGCAACAGGTGCAAGGCAGTTAGTTGTACATGAAGCATTGGAAATAATATCATGATTCGTAATATCAAGCATTTCATTATTAACACCCATAACGATAGTAACATCCTCATTTTTCCCTGGAGCTGTCAAAATTACCTTTTTGGCTCCTGCGTCTAAGTGAAGAGCTGCTTTTTCCCGAGCATTAAACTTTCCGGTAGCCTCAATCACAATATCAATCCCAAGCTCTCTCCATGGCAGCTCCTCAGGATTTCTCTCACTTAATAGTTTAATTCTTTTTCCATTCACGATTAACTCATGATCTAATGGAATTACATCTCCCTGAAATGGTCCATGGTTCGTATCATATTTAATTAAATGAGCTAAAGTTTCTGCCGGATAGCTCGCATTTATGGCTACAATCTCAAATTTATTTTCAAGGATTGCTTTTCTAAAAACCATCCTTCCAATTCTCCCAAAACCATTAATTGCAATTCTCGCGTTCATTTTACGGCCCCTTCCGTATTAATGTTATACTGTTAACTTGTTTTATTGTAATTAGTATAACATATTTAGGTTTAATTGTGATAAATAAATGGCGGATTTTTAAATGTTTTTTAATTCTGATAACTTATTAACTTATATCTAAAAAAAATGAGAAGGGGAGCCCCTTCTCACATTATGATCTTTCCAGATTAATTCCCCATTTTATTAAAACATCAATGAGTTGCTTTTTTAAATCTGCTATTGATCCATTATTATTAATCACTTCATCCGCCAGCATTACTTTTTCTGTAAGAGGCATCTGGGAACGGATTCTTGCTTCAGCATCCACTACCGATAGGTTATTTCTTACGATTAATCTTTGAAGCTGCGTTTCATAATCTACAAATACAAGAATAGTTTTATCCACCAGATTCGTTAGTTTACTTTCAAACAATAACGGGATATCAAGAACAACCACTTCTTTATTGTTCTTTTTTGCATCTTCTACTTGTTCCTTCATTCTTTTCCTTACTTCTGGGTGGGTAATTTCATTTAAGAGCTTCCTTTTCTCTGCTTGATGGAAAATAATCGAGCCGAGTTTTGGACGGTTGATTTCTCCATCCTCCATTAAAATTTCTCGGCCAAATTCAGCGATGATTTTATTGTAAGCAGGCTCTCCTTTTTCCACCGCCAGGCGTGCTTCAACATCGGCATCGACCACTGTGACATCCATTTCCTTTAACATATTTGATACTGTACTTTTTCCACTGGCAATTCCGCCTGTTAGACCGATAACTAGTGTCATGCTCGTTTCCTTCCTAGATAATTATATCTTCCAGATTCCTATGATTATTAATAGGATGCCTGGCAAAAAGGTAAACTTTTGTATCCATTCAAACTTATGAAAGAAAGTTCCGCTTTTTATCCCTAAAAGAACAAATAAGGAGCTCATTATCGCAACAGACACTGCTAAATAAATTGGCGAAAAACCAAGCATAGCTGCTCCAATCCCTGCTCCAAATGAATCTAAGGATAA
The DNA window shown above is from Neobacillus sp. WH10 and carries:
- the coaE gene encoding dephospho-CoA kinase (Dephospho-CoA kinase (CoaE) performs the final step in coenzyme A biosynthesis.) gives rise to the protein MTLVIGLTGGIASGKSTVSNMLKEMDVTVVDADVEARLAVEKGEPAYNKIIAEFGREILMEDGEINRPKLGSIIFHQAEKRKLLNEITHPEVRKRMKEQVEDAKKNNKEVVVLDIPLLFESKLTNLVDKTILVFVDYETQLQRLIVRNNLSVVDAEARIRSQMPLTEKVMLADEVINNNGSIADLKKQLIDVLIKWGINLERS
- a CDS encoding glyceraldehyde-3-phosphate dehydrogenase: MNARIAINGFGRIGRMVFRKAILENKFEIVAINASYPAETLAHLIKYDTNHGPFQGDVIPLDHELIVNGKRIKLLSERNPEELPWRELGIDIVIEATGKFNAREKAALHLDAGAKKVILTAPGKNEDVTIVMGVNNEMLDITNHDIISNASCTTNCLAPVAKVLDEKFGIENGLMTTIHAYTNDQKNIDNPHKDLRRARACGQSIIPTTTGAAKALSLVLPQLKGKLHGMSLRVPTPNVSLVDLVVDLKRDVTVDDINHAFIEASNGSLKGIVDFTVEPLVSIDFNTNEHSAIIDGLSTMVMGTRKVKVLAWYDNEWGYSSRVVDLAVFVAEQIANASQVKVG